The Medicago truncatula cultivar Jemalong A17 chromosome 4, MtrunA17r5.0-ANR, whole genome shotgun sequence genome includes a region encoding these proteins:
- the LOC11411545 gene encoding ras-related protein Rab7, giving the protein MASRRRMLLKVIILGDSGVGKTSLMNQYVNRKFSNQYKATIGADFLTKEVQFEDRLFTLQIWDTAGQERFQSLGVAFYRGADCCVLVYDVNVMKSFENLNHWREEFLIQASPSDPENFPFVVLGNKIDVDGGNSRVVSEKKAKAWCASKGNIPYFETSAKEGFNVEAAFQCIAKNALKNEPEEEMYLPDTIDVGNGGRQQRSTGCEC; this is encoded by the exons ATGGCTTCTCGACGCCGCATGTTGTTAAAAGTCATTATCCTCGGTGATAGTGG GGTTGGTAAAACATCATTGATGAATCA GTATGTGAATCGGAAGTTTAGTAATCAGTACAAGGCTACCATTGGTGCTGATTTTCTCACCAAGGAAGTTCAATTTGAAGACAGGTTGTTCACATTGCAG ATTTGGGATACTGCTGGTCAAGAGCGGTTTCAGAGTCTTGGTGTGGCTTTCTACCGGGGTGCTGATTGCTGCGTCCTTGTTTATGATGTAAATGTCATGAAATCTTTTGAAAACCTTAACCATTGGAGAGAAGAATTTCTCATTCAG GCTAGTCCATCTGACCCTGAAAACTTCCCATTTGTTgtattgggaaacaaaatagaCGTTGATGGCGGGAATAGCAGAGTT GTTTCTGAGAAGAAAGCAAAGGCATGGTGTGCTTCAAAGGGAAACATACCATACTTTGAGACCTCCGCAAAAGAAGGATTTAATGTTGAAGCTGCTTTCCAGTGTATAGCAAAAAATGCACTCAAGAATGAACCTGAAGAAGAAAT GTATCTGCCCGATACAATCGATGTCGGCAATGGTGGACGACAACAGAGATCCACAGGCTGTGAATGTTGA